From Candidatus Paceibacterota bacterium:
GATCTTATTAAAGAGCAAATGAAAAAAGTGGAAGATTATGCAGGAGAAAAAGGATTCACTCGTCAATTTCTATACGAAGGCCAATGGTATGCTAATGTTGATGGAAAATGGGTAGAGGCAGGCAGCCAAAGAGAAGCTCAAGTTATGAACTACGCAAGCAGAAACGGATTCACTCGTCAGCTTTTATACGAAGGCCAATGGTATGCTAATGTTGATGGAAAATGGGTAAGAGCAGGCAGCCAAAGAGAAGCTCAAGTTATGAACTACGCAAGCAGAAACGGATTCACTCGTCAGCTTTTATATAGTGGCCAATGGTATGCTAATGTTGATGGAAAATGGACAGAAGCAGGCAGCCAAAGAGAAGCTCAAGTTATGAACTACGCAAGCAGAAACGGATTTACTAATCAACTTCTATACGAAGGCCAATGGTATGCTAATGTTGATGGAAAATGGGTAGAGGCAGGCAGCCAAGAGGAAGCAGCGTCTCTTTATGAAGCGGGAAGTATTAATTAATGGTTTTTTATAAATAGAGTTTTTTATTTTTGGACTTGAGTTAAAAATATTTTTAACTCAAGTCCTTTTTAGGGCTCTGATAAAAAAATTCGACTATTTGTAGTTTTTAAAATTATTTAAAAAATATTCAAAAGTATTTTTTTTGTTTTTTTATAGGAGTGGTAATAATTTTTGCTTGTAATTCCGAAAAAGAGATTTTAATGTTAAATTGTTTACAGTAGAAGATATCATATTTGATAGAAATTTCCATTTAATTATAATAAAAAAAGGAAGGAATTATAAATAACTATTTTTTAAATTGCTTTTTATCTGAGAAAAACGGATATCTTTTTTAAAAACTTGAAAATGTCATTTTCGATAAAGAAGGAAAAATAAAAAGAAGGTTCAATTTTAAGATAAAATCACAAACTTTAGATGAACTTTTTTATTTTTGTCTTAACCTGCTTAATTAATATAATTTTTAATTGGCAATAATGCGCGCAAAATCTTTTATATTTCTGAAAATTGTTTATTTTTCTCTGATTGTTTTTATCTTGGAAACTGTTTTTTTCCATGTTTTAAACTATATTTATGATTATCTTAATGCAGTTTTGATAATTTCATATACGGTTTTGGGAATTGGCTTAGGAGCATTTATTTCAGGTAGAATTAAAATTCCAGAAAAATATTTATTTGCCATTTGTTCTTTAGGAACAGTTCTTTCTTTATATTTGGTTGCTTTTAAAACGATTTTTTTTCCTTCTGGGGGAATTACAAATTTTGTTTTTTTCTTTTGTTTTTTATTTCCATCCGTTTATATTTCTAAAATTTATGCTGAAGAGAAAATCGGGCAGATATATTTATTAGATATGGTGGGCGGATTATTTGGGGTGTTTTTTGTTTTTTTTCTTTATTTTTTTCTTTTTTCTGAATCAATATTTTTTTTGATTTTGCTTATTATTCCTCTGGTTGCCTTAATTGATATTTCTTTCCAAAAACTAAAGTATGAAAAAATAATAATTTTTATTTTATTATTATTTTTAATTTTGGGTTCAAGCTTGTTTTATAATCAAGTATTATTTGATAAATATAATCTTTTTAACTTAATTAACTGCAATGGTATAGAAAAGTCGCCGGAAGGAACGGCTAAAATATTTTGCAGAAATGTAGAATTAATTAAAAGCTATGATAATTTAGTAGGAAGAATAGATATTACTCAAATTACTTCTCTTAACTCTAGCTCGTATACTGTTTCGTATGAAGGGTGGCCAAATGATATTTTTCATAAAAAAATACTATCTACAAAAGATGACTATTCAAGTAATAAAAACAAGGAATGGCCTACTCTTGATATTCGTTTCTTGTATGGGGTAAAAGAAGAACCAGAAATTTTAATCATAGGTTCTGCCGCCCAGGGAATTATTCCTACAATAAGAAAAATTACTCCTTTGGAAAAAATAACCTCAGTTGAAATAAATCCAAGCATTATTAAAATAATGAAAGAAGATTTTTTTGAAGAAAGCGGAAGGGCTTATTTAAATTTTACGCCAATTCTGGGAAATGGAATTTCTTTTTTAAAGTCCAATAATGAAAAGTTTGATATGATAACAATGATGAATGTTCATCCTTACAGAAATATTTCTCATCAAGGGCCTCCGGATTATTTGCATACAATTGAAAATTATAGAAATATTTTTAATAGTTTGAGCGAGGAGGGATACCTTATGATTGAAGAGAGACCGGAAACATTGGAATCAAAATTAGCATTATATAGAGAAATTAATACTATTTGGCATGCTTTAAAAAAAGAAGGCGCTGAAAATCCTTCAAATCACTTTGTAATTTGGTCATGGATGTATGAAAATAAGAAATTTGAAAAATATAAGCTTTTTTATTTTACAGGAATAGCTGTTTTCAAAAATCCGATTAAAAAAGAATGGGTTGATCCGTGGATTCAAAGACAGAATCTTCGCGATCAATTTAACTTGCAATATTTTAATGGTTACAAAAATGAAGAGCTTTCAAAAGAATTTTTAGATTTATTTGCAATGATAGAATCAAATAATTTTAGTTCTCTTCAAGAGGAAAATTTTGATTCTTCAGTAGTAACGAATAATAGGCCCTTTTTAACTCAATCAACATTAAAAACGCCAAAATTAAATAACTTACTAAAAGATATTGGTATTCTTACATTGGTTCTTTGGATTATCTTTACAATTCCTTTGATTAGATCTGAAAAAAGAAAGTTAAACATGGCATTAAATATGTACCATATTTTAGTCGCTTTTGCTTTTTTCTCTATTCAAATAATTTTATTCCAAGTCTATCAAAATATTTTTATATCACCATCTTTGTCGTTTATATTTGTTTTGGGCTTTTTGCTATTATTTTCTGGCATTGGAGGATATTTTTCAGAAAAATTTAATTTAAAAAATATTATAATATTTCTAATATCAACGTCTTTAATTGCTGCTATTCTTCCTAATTCATTTTATTTTTTTAATATTCATTCTTCTCTTATAAATTTTTTAAGTGTATCTTTTGTTTTAGCTACTGGATTTTTAATGGGATTTTATTTTCCTAAAGGATTGAATTTTATCAAGAAAATAGAATCGAAAGAAAAAGTTTATTATTTTTACGCAATTGATGCTGTTGTCTCTTGTTTTGCAGTTCCTCTTACTTTGTATCTTGGCATAAAAATTGGTTATTTTTCGGTAATTATAATAGGTATTCTTTGTTATGTTTTGGCGACCATTATTCTTTCAATACTAGAACTACATGTTAAAGAAAAAATATAAGAAAATATTTTATTTGTTGCTTTTAATTTTTTTGTTTACATTTAGTGTTGTTTTATTTTTTTTAAACAATAAAAAAATAGAAGTTTATGGAATAAAATACGGTGATTCCTTTTATCATTCAAAAAATATTTATTATGAAGATAAGTTTGGAAAACCCTTACCTTTTTCCTGGATGTTTTATGTTATTAAATATAAAAACAAAATTATACTAATAGATACGGGATTTAATAATGAAGCGCTTGTAGAATCGTTAGCAATAGATTATAAGGATCCGCTTTATTTACTCTCTTTTTTAAATATTAATTCTGACAAAGTAACAGATCTAATTTTAACTCATAGTCACTTTGACCACATAGGCAATGCTGACAAATTTAAGAATGCTAAAATATATATTCAAAGAGAAGAATTAGAGCATTTCAAAAAAAATTCAAAAGATAAAAAACTTTTGAATTTTTTTGAGAATAACGATAAATTAGTTTTATTTGATGATTATTACAATTTGTATAATTTTTTCGAAATTAAAAAAATAGGAGGACATACAATTGGATCTTCTATTGTTCTTTTTAAGCATAATAATATAGAATATGTTATTACGGGGGACGAATGTTATTTAATCGACAATTGCGACGGTAATCCAATAGGCACTTATTATAATATAAAGAAAAATAGAGATTTTATTTCATGGGTGAAGGA
This genomic window contains:
- a CDS encoding MBL fold metallo-hydrolase, whose product is MLKKKYKKIFYLLLLIFLFTFSVVLFFLNNKKIEVYGIKYGDSFYHSKNIYYEDKFGKPLPFSWMFYVIKYKNKIILIDTGFNNEALVESLAIDYKDPLYLLSFLNINSDKVTDLILTHSHFDHIGNADKFKNAKIYIQREELEHFKKNSKDKKLLNFFENNDKLVLFDDYYNLYNFFEIKKIGGHTIGSSIVLFKHNNIEYVITGDECYLIDNCDGNPIGTYYNIKKNRDFISWVKENENIRILPLHDNKIFNIYPVVNNFIAKII